The following DNA comes from Simkania negevensis Z.
CTTGGGTTTTTGAAGTTTCTTGAGTATAAAAGTTGCTTTATTAGTATTTCTTTGCTAGGCTTTTTGGATTAACAGCGCTGTGCTGCAGTGAATTTATTTCCCATTCCAGTTCAGTCTGTTAGCAAAGCCCCTTCTTTCGGTGAAGTTGGCATTGAAATTATAAACTTATGGAGAACCCTTTAAACATGTCCAAAGAATTAGAATACGACTGGAACGAAAGCAAATACATCGACGATGTCGATTTCGAAGAAAAAGATGCGAAACTTTTTGAAAGCTTGCTCAACCAAAAGGAAGAAGTTGCCGGTGAAGGTTCCATTGCTTCAATGGAAGTCGGTCAAATCCTTAAAGGTGATATCTGTTGAACTCACACCCGATTTTGTCGTTGTTGACGTTGGACTCAAATCTGAAGGGCTTATTCCTATTAACGAATTTAATAATCCGAATGAATTGACTCTTGGTAACGAAATCGAAGTTTTTCTCGATCGAACTGAAGGAGATGATGGACAAATTGTCTTGTCTCGCGAAAAAGCGCGTCGCCAACGTCAATGGGAATACATCCTCGAACACTGCGAAGAAGGTTCGATTGTAAATGGTAAAGTCATCCGCAAAGTGAAAGGTGGCTTGATGGTCGACATCGGAATGGAGGCGTTCCTCCCCGGTTCTCAGATCGACAACAAACGAATTAAAAATATCGACGAGTATCTCGACAGATCCTTCGATTTCAAAATCCTTAAGATCAACATCGAAAGAAAAAATATCGTCGTCTCACGCCGTGAGCTTCTCGAAGAAGAACGCAGCTCTAAAAAAGCCGAGCTCCTTGAAGAAATTAAAGAAGGCGAACTACGCAAAGGGATTGTTAAAAACATTACTGACTTTGGAGTCTTCCTCGACCTTGATGGAATCGATGGCCTTCTTCATATTACAGACATGACTTGGAAGCGCATCAAACACCCATCTGAAATGGTACAGCTCAATGATGAACTCGAGGTCATGATCCTTCATATCGATCAAGATAAAGGACGGGTCGCTCTTGGGCTCAAGCAAAAAGAAACCAATCCTTGGGAAGAAATCGAAAAGAAATATCCTCCAGGAACTCTTATTCGTGGGAAAATCGTCAATCTTGTTCCTTATGGCGCATTCATCGAAATCGAGCCTGGAATTGAAGGTCTGATCCACGTATCAGAAATGTCATGGGTGAAAAACGTGACAGATCCTAGTGAAGTTGTGAACAAAGGTGACGAACTCGAAGCTGTTGTTCTTTCTGTTCAAAAAGAAGATGGAAAGATTTCACTTGGAATCAAGCAAACAGAGAAAAATCCTTGGGAAGACGTCGAACAAAAGTATCCCGTTGGAAGTACAGTCAATGCTGAGATTCGCAATTTGACCAACTATGGCGCGTTTGTTGAGCTTGAGCCAGGAATTGATGGACTCATTCACATTTCAGACTTGAGCTGGATCAAAAAAGTATCACACCCATCTGAAGTTCTCAAGAAAGGTGATAGCGTTGAAGCGATCATCCTTTCTGTTGACAAAGAAAGTAAAAAAATCACCCTTGGAATCAAGCAACTTAGCAGCAATCCATGGGAATCGATCGAAAAAACTCTACCCATTGGAACTGTCGTTAAAGGTATTGTGACAAAACTGACAGCTTTCGGAGCTTTCATTCAACTAGAAAATGGCATTGAAGGTCTAGTTCACGTTACAGAGCTCTCTGACCAAGCTTTTGGTAAAGTCGAAGAAGTTGTTAACGTTGATGATGAAGTCACTGCAAAAGTCATTAAACTCGACCCAGAACACAAAAAAATCTCGCTTTCTATTAAAGAATTCCTCATTGAGGAAAATCAAGAGAATCGAGATGACATCGTTGTTGAAACAGCTAAGAAAAAACCCAAAAGGGTAGAAGAAGATGAGGAAGAAGAAAACGAGGAGGAATAATCCCGTTTCCTTCATAACCAAAACGTAAGAGCATTAGGATGAATAAAGACTTAGTCGCTATTTTTGAATACCTTGAACGAGAAAAAGGGATCAAGCGAGAAACGATTATCAAAGCCATTGAGGAATCGCTTCAAGTCGCTGCACGAAAAAGTGCTAAAGGCGCTGGAACCATTTCGGTCGAAATCGATCCTCGCAACGGTGAAATCAAAGTGATCGCAGAGAAAGAGATCGTTGAAGAGGTTACCTATCCCGATGAAGAAATTCTCATTGAAGAAGCACGTGAACTCGATCCTACGTGTGAGCTTGGTCAATTCATCCGTGTGACTGTTACGCCAGCTGATTTTGGACGAATTGCCGCTCAAACAGCCAAGCAAGTGATCTCTCAAAAACTTCGTAGCGCAGAGCGTGACGTCATTTACGAAGAATACCGCCACCGCATTGGTGAAATTGTTTCGGGAACTGTAAAGCGTCTTGTTAAAGGTTCCACGCTGATTGTTGACCTTGGAAAAGTCGAAGCCATTCTTCCTGATCGATTTTACCCCAAAACAGAAAAATATCATGTCGGTGATCGCATTCAAGCCCTTCTTTGGGAAGTACGTGATACTGAAGGGGGCGGTGCAGAAGTCGTACTTTCTCGCAGCCATCCAGAAATGGTCGAACAACTCTTCATCCAAGAAGTTCCTGAGTTGCACGAAGAAACTATTGGAATTAAAAAGATCGTGAGAGAAGCTGGATACCGCACAAAAATCGCTGTCTACTCGAATGATCCAAAAGTTGATCCTCTAGGTGCTTGTGTCGGTGTACGAGGCACACGCGTTAAAAATATTATTAGAGAGCTCAATAATGAGAAAATCGACATTGTCATCTATACAAATGACCCTGTCGAACTTTTTCAAAGCTTGGTTCATCCGATAGAGCCTAAAAAAATTCAATACGATAGAGCAAAAAATGCGATTTTTGCCGTTGTAGAAGATGAAGATTATCCGATTGTAATCGGAAAAAGAGGAATGAATGCCCGCCTCAACGCTGAACTGATTGGCGCTGAGATTGAGGTAAAGAAAATGAGTGAGTATCAAGCTGCACTTACTTTTGAGAAACAACAACTTTCTCAAGATGTAGGCCCTGAGCTTGATATGGAACTTGAACAGGTCGAAGGCCTAAACCAATTTGTTATCGACAGCTTAAAAGAGGCTGGATACAACACTCCACGTAAAATTCTCAATGCTCCCATTGAAGAATTGATGAAGTCGACAGGTATCAGCTCTGAAATGGCTCAAGATATCATAGAAAAAATCCAGAAAATAAGGACCTAATTTTGGCAAAAAACCTCAAGCTAACAGTCAAAAACACTCAGCTTGCAGAAGCCCTAAAAAAGAGCAAACTTAAAAAAGAAGAAAATGCTCAGCCTAAAGAAAAAGCCAAAGAAAAGCCAAAAGCTGCTGCAAAACCAATAATACCGGCTGAAAGTGAAAGCCAAGCGGTCACTGCTGTCCCAAAAGAGCCAATCGAAGCAGCTCAAGAGCCGGTCGAAGCAGCTCCTCCAAAAGTCGAAGAAAAAAAAGCCCCTCTTCCTTCCGAAAATGTAGAAAAGCCAAAAGCAAAACATCATGCTTACGAAAAGCACAAACCTCACAAACACATTGAAGCGCATCCCCCAAAAACTAAACACGCTCCCCCTCTTAAAAAGCCCGAAAATGAGGAAGACAAATCTACGATTAAAGACATTAAGAAAAAGGATTCAGAGCGGACTTTCAAAGATGAGAAAAAACAAGAGGGATACCGCGCAGAATTTAGCCGTGTCACACGTGACGTCAAATCTAACCGATTTGATTCCCGTGATCGCCACGGGCTAAGGGTCGGAGAAGAGCGAACTTACCGTCGTAGACGTCCCCGCTTTCGGCCAGCAAATAAAGAACCAATTGAAATTGTTCGACCCAAAAATCTTTCAGTACGCATTCCCATTTCGATCAAAGATTTAGCTCAAGCGATGAAGCTTAAAGCTTCAGAGCTCATCTCTAAACTCTTCATGCAAGGGGTGGCTCTAACCCTCAACGACTATTTAGATGACGAAACAACCATTCAACTTCTCGGACATGAATTCGAGTGTGAAATCACAATTGACACAAGCGAAGAAGAGCGTCTCCGCATCACCGACAAAACCATCCAAGAAGAAATTGCCGATGCGGATGAAAAACACCTAGAGTTTCGCGCACCCATCGTTGCCTTCATGGGTCACGTTGACCATGGAAAAACAAGCCTTATTGATGCCATCCGCAAAAGTAACATTGCGGGCGGTGAAGCCGGAGCCATTACACAACACATCGGTGCTTTTAAGTGCCACCGCGAACATGGTGACATCACGATTTTAGACACACCTGGACACGAAGCCTTTTCCATGATGAGGATGCGTGGCGCCACAATTACCGATATTGTCGTTCTTGTCATTGCCGGTGACGAGGGAATTATGCCTCAAACTGATGAAGCGATCAAACACGCGAAAGAACAAAATGTTCCCATGGTCATTGCAATCAACAAGTGCGATAAAGTTGGCTTTGACGCAGACACCATTTATCGTCAATTAGCCGACCGCGAACTCCTCCCTGAAGCATGGGGCGGATCTGTGATCACAGTGAAATGCTCAGCTTCAACCGGTCAAGGAATTCCCGACTTACTTGAAATGCTTATCCTTCAATCTGAAGTTTTAGAGCTTAAGGCAAATCCAGATGCACGAGCTAGAGGAACAGTTGTTGAGTCTGAACTTCACAAAGGCTTTGGAGCCATTGCAACAGTGCTCGTTCAAAATGGAACGTTAAGACTAGGAGATGCTCTCGTCATTGATGAGATTTACGCTCGCGTAAAAACGATGCACGACGAACATGGGAAAAGTATCCCAGTTGCAGGTCCTTCTACACCTGTTAAAATTACGGGTCTTTCAGGTGTTCCTGCTGCAGGGAACGAATTTATCTCAGTTGAAAACGAAAAAATAGCTCGAAAACTTGCAAGCGAACGGGCTTCTGGAACAAAACGTGCAGTGATTCAACGCCGATCTGAAGGCCTGGAAGGGCTCATGCAGCGTCACCAAGAACTCACAGAAAAGAAAGTCTTAAATCTCATCATTCGTGCAGATGTTCAGGGCTCTGTTGAAGCCTTAAAGAGTTCTCTTCTCAACATTAAGAGTAAAAAGGTCGAACTGAAC
Coding sequences within:
- the nusA gene encoding transcription termination factor NusA: MNKDLVAIFEYLEREKGIKRETIIKAIEESLQVAARKSAKGAGTISVEIDPRNGEIKVIAEKEIVEEVTYPDEEILIEEARELDPTCELGQFIRVTVTPADFGRIAAQTAKQVISQKLRSAERDVIYEEYRHRIGEIVSGTVKRLVKGSTLIVDLGKVEAILPDRFYPKTEKYHVGDRIQALLWEVRDTEGGGAEVVLSRSHPEMVEQLFIQEVPELHEETIGIKKIVREAGYRTKIAVYSNDPKVDPLGACVGVRGTRVKNIIRELNNEKIDIVIYTNDPVELFQSLVHPIEPKKIQYDRAKNAIFAVVEDEDYPIVIGKRGMNARLNAELIGAEIEVKKMSEYQAALTFEKQQLSQDVGPELDMELEQVEGLNQFVIDSLKEAGYNTPRKILNAPIEELMKSTGISSEMAQDIIEKIQKIRT
- the infB gene encoding translation initiation factor IF-2 codes for the protein MAKNLKLTVKNTQLAEALKKSKLKKEENAQPKEKAKEKPKAAAKPIIPAESESQAVTAVPKEPIEAAQEPVEAAPPKVEEKKAPLPSENVEKPKAKHHAYEKHKPHKHIEAHPPKTKHAPPLKKPENEEDKSTIKDIKKKDSERTFKDEKKQEGYRAEFSRVTRDVKSNRFDSRDRHGLRVGEERTYRRRRPRFRPANKEPIEIVRPKNLSVRIPISIKDLAQAMKLKASELISKLFMQGVALTLNDYLDDETTIQLLGHEFECEITIDTSEEERLRITDKTIQEEIADADEKHLEFRAPIVAFMGHVDHGKTSLIDAIRKSNIAGGEAGAITQHIGAFKCHREHGDITILDTPGHEAFSMMRMRGATITDIVVLVIAGDEGIMPQTDEAIKHAKEQNVPMVIAINKCDKVGFDADTIYRQLADRELLPEAWGGSVITVKCSASTGQGIPDLLEMLILQSEVLELKANPDARARGTVVESELHKGFGAIATVLVQNGTLRLGDALVIDEIYARVKTMHDEHGKSIPVAGPSTPVKITGLSGVPAAGNEFISVENEKIARKLASERASGTKRAVIQRRSEGLEGLMQRHQELTEKKVLNLIIRADVQGSVEALKSSLLNIKSKKVELNFIAEGVGEISESDVELAVASNAVIIGFHTQVESHAEDMIKREKVVIKRRNIIYQILDDVTELMLATLDKVRKETEAGTAEVKQVFKSSQLGLIAGCQVSDGIIKRNQFAKVIRKGEIVWEGNIASLKRVKEDVKEVAKGLECGILLEKFNDYQEGDEIKTFDITYIQQEL